Proteins encoded within one genomic window of Gemmatimonadetes bacterium SCN 70-22:
- a CDS encoding restriction endonuclease subunit M, protein MPSPVEVKITAAKGRPMLTWVGKRPLRHLKAFPAQQVEAFEPTGAAALAASADWPAAYPHGGLLFHGDNKEVLAHLLASGFRGKVNLIYIDPPFDSGADYVRKVSLRGATGTARLNGEGYTLGEQIQYTDIWANDNYLQFMYERLLLLRELLAGNGSIYVHIDARKVHHLRFLLDEVFGPDAFRNQVSWKRTTAHAGAHQFGAVTDYLLFYSLDPKQGRWNQQYQEMTETHRTRHYRHRDEQGTYALGELTAPGLRRGPSGEAWRGFNPSALGRHWAKVPTALDRLDAEGKIYWPAREGAWPRLKRYEAETQGRACTDFWDDVDPINMVGSEREDYPTQKPEALIERVVLASSNPGDIVLDCFIGSGTAAAVAQKLGRRWIGCDINKGAIQTTARRLQDVIEEQASTQAGLGLDGDRPAPAQLSFSTWRVNDYDLQVQHNEAVNLAADYLGLLRSRTDGYFDGILGTSLVKIVPFGRPLTPLDLEELRRELDARPQEDRPVTMVCLGMELGARAWVDEWNALRRGADAVNKIRVIELRTDPKYGGFLKHEPAKAKIRVRRRGGRIEVEVVDFVSPSIVQRLQQQAGVLAPRIEDWRAMVDGVMIDPAFDGQVFNVALTDVPEGKVDLVEGRYELPAPAGKTTVAVKVIDMLGEEVLFTCEV, encoded by the coding sequence GTGCCGTCACCAGTCGAGGTGAAGATCACCGCGGCGAAGGGCCGACCAATGCTCACATGGGTCGGCAAGCGCCCGCTCCGGCACCTGAAGGCATTCCCGGCGCAGCAGGTCGAGGCGTTCGAGCCCACCGGCGCCGCAGCCCTTGCCGCGTCGGCGGACTGGCCTGCAGCCTACCCTCACGGAGGCCTTCTCTTCCACGGTGATAACAAGGAGGTCCTCGCGCATCTCCTGGCGAGCGGCTTCCGCGGGAAGGTAAACCTCATCTACATCGACCCCCCGTTCGACTCGGGTGCCGACTACGTGCGGAAGGTGTCACTCAGAGGGGCCACGGGCACCGCACGGCTCAATGGCGAAGGCTACACTCTCGGGGAGCAGATCCAATACACCGACATCTGGGCGAACGACAACTACCTGCAGTTCATGTACGAGCGGCTGTTGCTCCTGCGTGAGTTGCTCGCAGGGAACGGGTCGATCTATGTGCACATCGACGCGCGCAAGGTGCACCACCTGCGTTTCCTCCTCGACGAGGTGTTCGGGCCCGATGCGTTCAGAAACCAGGTTTCCTGGAAGCGAACGACCGCTCACGCTGGTGCCCACCAGTTTGGTGCGGTCACGGACTATCTGCTTTTCTACTCGCTCGATCCCAAGCAGGGCCGGTGGAATCAGCAATACCAGGAGATGACGGAGACGCATCGCACCCGCCACTACCGCCATCGAGATGAACAGGGCACGTATGCTCTTGGCGAGCTGACGGCGCCGGGGCTGCGCCGGGGCCCTTCCGGCGAGGCATGGCGCGGGTTCAATCCGTCCGCGCTCGGGCGACACTGGGCCAAGGTCCCCACGGCGCTGGACCGCCTCGACGCCGAGGGGAAGATCTACTGGCCCGCGCGCGAAGGCGCATGGCCGCGACTCAAGCGATACGAGGCCGAAACGCAAGGCCGTGCCTGCACCGACTTCTGGGATGACGTCGATCCCATCAACATGGTCGGATCAGAGCGCGAGGACTACCCGACGCAGAAGCCCGAAGCGCTCATCGAGCGTGTCGTCCTCGCATCCTCTAACCCAGGCGACATCGTCTTGGACTGCTTCATCGGTTCAGGCACCGCCGCGGCCGTCGCGCAGAAGCTCGGGCGCCGTTGGATCGGATGCGACATCAACAAGGGTGCGATCCAGACCACGGCCAGGCGGCTGCAGGATGTGATCGAAGAGCAAGCGTCCACCCAGGCGGGCCTCGGGCTGGATGGCGATCGCCCTGCCCCGGCGCAGCTCTCGTTCTCTACCTGGCGCGTCAACGACTATGACCTACAGGTGCAGCACAACGAGGCCGTCAACCTCGCCGCCGACTACCTGGGTCTGCTGCGCTCGCGCACCGATGGGTACTTCGATGGCATACTCGGCACCTCGCTGGTCAAGATCGTTCCCTTCGGTCGGCCGCTCACGCCGCTCGACCTAGAGGAATTGCGGCGAGAGCTCGACGCGCGTCCGCAGGAGGACCGCCCGGTCACAATGGTCTGCCTTGGCATGGAGCTCGGCGCTCGGGCATGGGTCGACGAATGGAACGCGCTACGCCGCGGCGCCGACGCCGTGAACAAGATCCGCGTGATCGAGCTTCGCACAGACCCGAAGTACGGCGGGTTCCTCAAACACGAGCCTGCGAAAGCGAAGATCCGTGTGCGCCGGCGCGGCGGCCGGATCGAGGTCGAGGTGGTGGACTTTGTCTCCCCCTCGATCGTGCAGCGCCTGCAGCAGCAGGCGGGTGTGCTGGCGCCGCGCATCGAGGACTGGCGCGCGATGGTCGACGGCGTGATGATCGACCCCGCATTCGACGGTCAGGTGTTCAACGTTGCGCTCACCGACGTTCCCGAGGGCAAGGTGGACCTGGTAGAGGGCCGGTACGAGCTCCCCGCCCCCGCGGGCAAGACGACCGTCGCGGTGAAGGTCATAGACATGCTGGGGGAGGAAGTTCTCTTTACCTGTGAGGTCTGA